The nucleotide window CCAACCCAGTTAGCCACCCTAGAAATACCAATCTCTACAGATCTAGAAGGGATTCAGTCTTGTCGGAGGCCAGCCAGGTGCTGCCAGCTCACCCAGCCCCCTCGGGTGGAAAGGAGACAGAGGACTGTTCAGGCTTGGTCATCCTCCTCTGTTCCTTAGGTATTTGGAGGGCTGGTTAGACCCAGCTGCCAGGCTCTAAAACAGGAAGGGGTGTGAGCGCCCTCCCCTCACCCCACCTCTTGGACTCTTGCCAGCCCAGCAGATGCTCACAGGAAGCCAGCCTCACTTGAGGAGCCGCACAAGGCTGCCGTCCCTGGCACTGCGGGGGTGGGCCGCTGGGCACCCGTTACCAGGCATGTAAAGGCAGAGAGGCCTCCCACATGGGTTTCTGTGTCAACACGTGTAATTAGGCACCTGTAGCATGGCGGACAGCTGGGCTGGCCACCATGGAAATTATGCCCTCAGGAGCTTCCACTGTAGGGCGCCGGCCCATCAGCCAGAAACAGATACAGAAGGCAGGGATGAAGATGGTGGCCATGATCCCAGCCGGGTCTCAAGGTAGAGAAGTTCATGCAGCTTAGACCTCTGCCAGTGAATACGCTGTGGGCTCCGGGTGGCAAAATGTCAGTGGGTAGGGGCTCCATCCCTTGCCGTTCAAAGTGTGAACCGCAGTCCAGCAACATCCCCTGAGTGCCCGTGAGAAATACAGAATCTCAGGCCCTGTCCGCACCCATGGAGTCAGAATCTGCACGGCACTGATCCCCAGCTGGTTTGTATGCACGTTGTCAAGATGCCCCGGCTAAATGGCCACCGCAGGCATGTGCGAGCTGTAGAGAGCTTTGTGCAGACACTGTGCCAAGGCTTTGGCCTTTGTTGACTCATTTAATCCCCACAACAGCTGGATGGTGGTACGAATGCTAACAGCcccacttgcccaaggtcacagggCAGGGCAGGCGCTGAGCTGGATTTCTATCCATGCATCTGCCCAATTACCCTCTACTCCTCTCATTTAATCGTCACGCCCACGAATATTTCCGGAGGCAGATGATTCTGGTAGGCCGGCAGTGCCACCAAGGACACGAAGTCCCTCCGTCTTCCTTCTCTCCAGGTCACGTATTATCTTCTGGAGCTTAGAAAGAACTTCCTTTTCTGGAGCCTCTTTCTGCCTCACCCCAAATtggagatttgtttgtttagggtAGAAGGGCTAGAGTGAGAGCAGAGCCATCTCACTCAGACAAAGGGCACAGGCTAGAGTTCAAGGGCCCTAAAGAAAGGGTCCTACAGAtagtacccacacacacacaccaacacccatacctgcacctacacacacatacacacacacacacacacacacacacacacgcacttatgcacacatgcatgcacacacacacacacacacaccacacacccctATCCACATACACCTATACCACatgcacacatctacacacacctACCTGCACATATACCTATAATACATGCGTGTgagcgtgcatgcacacacataccacaccacaccacacctcaccaccccacaccccacacccctgCCTCCAGCCACTAAATGctttctgtctgcctgcctgccttgttTTGGGGTTTCTCAGAACCAAGAAATTGCCTCAGACCTCACATGTGAATTCAGTTGGAAGGCGTTTACTTGAGGCAGGGTTCTGGAAAACAATGTGAGAGACTGGACAGGGGAGGCATTTAACAGGGGTGCCTTATGGTGACAGTCTCCCCCAGGGGCAGCTCAGTCCTAAAAGGGAACCTGAAGAGCAGTCTCCAGAGTGCCACCTCTCAGCAGGTGACTGCTGCTCACAGGTCGAGGGAATAGAGAAATTCTTCAGGGTCCAGAGAAACATGGGCAGAGGCACACAGGGATGGCCCCAGAAGgggcagatggctcagtagaGCCTACCACACTGAGGGACCAGGACCCCCAACCTCCCAGCCACCCAAGCCAGAAACACTGTAGACTACCCCCCTCTCTTTAGTCCTTACCTAACCTACAGCGATTTGCCCGTTCTAATTGTCTCCTGAGCCACCCGTTTCCCATTGCTCTTGCCTGGATATTGGCAAGTCTCATCTTTGGTCCAGACTCGATAGTCTGTCGGGCTGCATTTACTTCTGTGACCTCTCCCAGCTTCTGTAGTTCGCCTTCCTGAGCCTTCTACATGCCACTGTCTTGCCTCATGTCTCAGCATACATGGCTCCTCTACCTGCACTCTCATCCCTACTCCTCTTCACCCTCTGACCCACTCCTGTAGATCTCACTGAAGAACTAGCATGTTGCTTCAGCTCATACGCCGATGCCATGTTGATTGGTGGAGACTCCCCCCCAGGAGTGCTGTGTTGAGGAGAATTATGGAACCAAATTCAGGCCTGCCCTGGGTGCTGAAGTTTATTAGTAATGTCTGCTCTGGGCATGGGCAGGAGAGATGGAATGGCTCACAAGTCAACCATTTCTCTGGCTAGATAAGTGGCTTGCACAACGCTGGCCTCTCTGACCACGGCACTCTCCACTGTCTACTGTAATTGTAGCCCACGAACCTGTCTGTCCCACTAGACACTGAGTTCAGTGCCTCCGTAGCTGGCCCACATTCGGCGTTCTCAGGTTTGGATGGCTAGATGTGTAGGACAGGAACAGCTATGCATTCTGCTCCTTTCAGTCCTCGCTGTCCCCTTACGTCTCACAAAAGCCAGGGACTTCAAATCTCCGTGACCTGGTAACTCCCAGAGCTGGCTTCCAGTCCCAGCTGCACTTTCCTTCTGGCTTTTGTTGTCCTGAGCTGTCTGGGTCACTCTGACCACGGCCAGAGAGAGTAGATGTGAGCTCATGACAGGGTCATCACAACCCAGGCTCAGGTTTGCACAGTCACAAAAGGCCCAGGAGATCAGCAGATACAAGAATCCGTCTGCATGTGCCTCCCCCCCCCAACCTGTGCTCTTTGGCCGAGTCATTGAGACTAGTGGACAATGTATTCACGGGCTAAGAGAAAGAAGTttggtttttcttgttttataagCACTAGGCTTTGCTGAGCATTTGGCTGTGTCAGGCTCTGCTCTCAGGAATTTATCTCATGTAATACTCAGAGTTACTTCTTCCTGTTTTGCTAGAAAGAAaatcaagacccagaaagacaaaccatGGATATCCACGGCTAGcaagcagcagaggcaggatgTGACCTCTGGCCTGCCTGACCCCAGCACTTGAACTGTGGACCCCCATGTTCTGCTCTGGGAACACGGGGACAGTACCATTAGCGTTTGCTTTCTGGGGCTTCCGCAGCCATGGTTCAGACAATCATGGAGAAAATATCCGATGGAAAGTTGTGTCCGTGCTGAAGATGTACAGCATGCATACATTTCTTCTTGTCATTTCCTCCTAAACCAGATAAATAGTGAGATCAGGTATTTACATAGTGTTAGACACTATTAGCAATCTAGACGTGATTTAAAGTCTACAGGAGAATGCTCATAGCTTATATGCAAATACAGCATCTTGTTTAAAGGAAGCTGAGCACCCATGAGGTCTGATATCCAagagaatcctgggaatcaataCCGTGGGCATGATAGGGAGGTCTCAGCTGTGTCTTCTAATGGTTCAGAAGCTGGATGCTGGAGCCAGACAACCAGGGTTCGAATCCCAGATCACTTTTTAGCCACGTAGTCTCTGTTGGAATACTGTGTCTCACCTTACCCTTCTCTACAATAGATATTTATGCTAAGTTTTATGACATTTTATAAAGATGTTGGATTAAATGAGTTAGCATTAATCGTTGAATAGTAGCAGGCTTGGCTCATGACAAATTATTGACAATTGAAAAGCAAATCTTTGGCTCCATATAGGAACCCCATTCTCAGGGAAGGGCAGACTTGGAAAAATCTTGACTGCTTGAGACTTAGAGTCTAGATCTTGTGGTCCAATGTCTCCTAGCCCACAGTCAATTCTGCTACAGTGCTTGATTTGAAAACTAGAATTATTCCAACATGACTGAAATATTAGGGAACAATTTTAGCTTCTCATGGATTCCATGTTTGCTCAGTCAAGCAGGGATTTGTCTATGAGCGGTGGAAGGTGAACACAGAAAAGCTGTTTTCACCTAGGAATTCACACATTGCCAATGACAGAGGCAACCTCAGTTTACCAGCTGGTAAGATCTGCTCTGGTATAATTTCCCTACCTGGTTCCAGCCAGCCCTCTCTACTACTTCATAACAAATCACAGAGGGTAACCATCTTCAGCTCGTCAAGGTAAAGCACCATATTTGTTATAATACCTCAGCACTTCTCCACCATTTAATATGTATTAAACCCTATACCATATTTTCTAGGGTCCTTGTCTCCCcgaccctacacacacacacctttttgtGTGACACTGACCCATTTTCTTCATAACTTCTGATCTTCATtgcaggattttattttattctattttactcCTCAGTCATTTATAGGACTGCAAATTTTGCCTTATAGCAGAATTGCTACACTGTAAGTGAGGTGACTCTGTGGGGGAGGTGACTGGATGGCCGGACGTGCACAGAGCAGGCAGTGGGTAGTGAACAGATGGACAGGAGAATGGACTTCCAGAACCTTTCAGAATCACGGCCTGCAAGCGCCATGAGGGCTGTACAGCCTTTTAATTTCTGGTGCCATTAAGTTGGGTGATCCAACTGGAAAAGAGAACGGAGGCAAACCTGTAAATTACCCAGTTATTGCTTTAGCCACCAAGAACACAGGGTCCAAGCTAAGCTCGGAGGTTaattacaaaagacaaatggattgtGCCCCACAAATGAAAGTAATAGGATTTGAGTCGCAGGAAATCTCATTTCaccattaaaacaaaataaaggggCCAGCGGAACAATGTCACCCTGCTcccaggctctgcctctgcctgtgtgaCACTGTCCCCAGGAGGAACTGCAGGCCTTCCCCCACTCCCATGGAGCATGCCTGGTCCCAGGCATCCAGAGACCACTATGCCAGAAAGGGAATAGCCATTAAATGCCAAATAAAAGGGAGGAGACTGTGCCAGGCTGGGCAGTAGGGACTGGCGGCCATGGTGTCCTTGCAATGATAGGTTTAGGAGCGTCTCGGTGTGGACCTGTGTTATCCTATCCGTGCTACCCAGCAATTCAGCAAGACGGGTACTCTTCACTGTCATTCGATACTGTAGCCCAGAGAGGTGGGGACCGGAAAGATGGCCCCGTGAAATCACTTGCggtcaagcctgacaacctgagttcaattcccagggctCACAGGAAAATGGCctactcctgcaagttgtcctccatCTTACATACACTGTGGTTCCATGTGTGAGCGCACGCTCcagtgtgtgtcacacacacacacacacacacagtctctctcaTATATCATGCCACAAATCTTAATTGTTATCATTTATTCCAAGAGTCTGAGAGTCTGGCAGGGAACATTTACTGAGCTCCTGCCGCCTTCAAGGACTGTTCTATGCATTAGCATGCGTGTGCCATGCTCTAGTCGCAAGCTCTCTCACGCCCCTTTGCTAACAGCTCCTGCAGACATTTACAGCCAACATTGCACAGGCACGCTGTGTACGGGCAGAGTGATCTTGTTCACAGATCGAGATCGCCAACTGAAGAGTGGAGACAGTAGCGACTTGCAGGAAGTCCCTGACAGGCTCACGGCAAGGGAGGTATACGTAGACCCAGTAGACTGCCTTCGTAGACTGCCTTCTCCACACCTCCAGGAGAAACCCTAACGTGAAGCATGACCTCTGGCAGAGTTGGTCCCCTGGCTGGGAGAGGCAAGGCACACTGTGCCTCTTGCTCTGTGGATGTTGCTTTTGCTAGCTCGGGGTGGCAGCTTGGTGCCTTGGCAGCCAGCGAGGCACCCTGGGATGGGAAATCAGGCAGCCGCCCAGATATTAGAAACAATTACCGCTAATTACCAGGCCTGCCAATTCCCCATTGTCTGCTCGCACTCCACCAGGAATCAAGGAGCAGGCAGTGAAGAGGATGGAGGAAACTTTCAATTTTGGCTGCAGAAGGCCTAGTTTCTGCTGGAGTAGGGGGAGGACTGGGCTCCCTTCTTGCCTTGGAACCTGCAAGGCTCCACTACCTTCCCATCCCTCTCAGTCTTAGAGCCCATATCCTTCTTACAGAATAGATCTTggagccttctgagtgctggaaagGTAGAGTGGAGAGACCCAGGGTCACAGAGCAAAGCCCACATCTCAGCTGTCACTCTAGGGTCAGTCTTAGTGCAAGTAACTAAAGGTCTTTGGTTTTATAAGAATGGTAAATACACATTTTAATCTCCAAACATTTAAGTgagcgggtttttttttttttttgtactttttctaaatatacatacatacatacatacatacatacatacatacatacgctACTGATGAATGAAAATAACAACTACAGGAGTTTGCCTGCTTAGCTGCCTGTCTTTCTGAAGCTGACCCAAAGACTCAGGTGGAGGCCACCCCAGAAATCAACACTGGAATCAGGAAGAAATCTGATAGGAAGGGCAGTGGCTAATAAAGGGCAGAGGTCATGCCGAGGGCCCCGGTCCCCCATCAGGCAGCCGAAGCTTGAGGAGGCTGTAGAAGATGTGTGATTGAGTTGTTCCAGCTGCAGCCCACTCCCAGATGTCAACAGCTGGATGTTGTTTCTGGGGTGAGAAGGAAGAGGTTAACCCTTAGGGGCTCCCTTCCTGCCCACACACGTGAGAGAGGGTAGCCGAGAGTGCAAAGGATGCTAATCCCATGCTGGAAGGATGGGGTTAGCCAGAAGGCGCTGCCTGTGTGGTTTGAATAGTTACTACTCTCTCCAGTGATCTAAAATGGGACCGGGGACTTTAAAGCCCAAATGCATTAACGCGTATAGCGAGTGCCTTAGACCTTTGGCAGCACACGCGAGGAGAGAATTCATGTAAACTGCTAAAACAGGCCCGGCCAAAATACATCCTGCTCTTGGCATCCATGAGTTGTATCTATGGACTGAACCAGCTTTGACTCAAAAATATCTGAGGAAGATCTGCATCCGTCATTTCTGTGCTGCACATGTATGAAGTTTTCATGTCATTGTTCCTGAACAACACAGCATAACAACTATTTACTTTATCATGTGCAATGGCATTGTGGAAGGTGCCTTATGCAACCTAGCCATGACTTAAAGAGCGTCAGGGGACATGCGTAGGTCGATGCAAACGCTATCAATACATCCATCTTATAGGAAGAACTTGAGCATCTGTGGGTTTTGGTATCTCTAAGGGTTCTGGAATTGGAATCAATCCATCATGGGTACCAAGGGACAACTGGCTTAATAAGATGGAGAAAGCACAGACATTGAACTCACTGTCTGAAGCAAGCATACCACATACTCcaatgttctctttctttctatagcATTTGCCACCTTGTTTCATGGTAtatcatttatattatttttagatatgtttatttatttacttatgtgtattCATGTTTCATCCGGACAAAtatatgtgtactgtgtgtgcGCCTGGtgaccacagaggtcagaagacagcatcagaccccagaaactggagttacagacagctgtgagccaccatgtggtgctgggaatgaaacccgggtccttgcaagagcagccagcgatcttcaccacagagccatctctccagcccacactaTTTTTTGTTATGTACCTGTGAGGGCAGAAATGGCTGTCTGCCTTGTTCTCTGATGTGATCTAGGCCCAGAACAGTGCCAGGGATGTGCATTTGGCGAATGACCGAATCATCTAAGCGCTGGCTGAGATGTCTGTATCCTTGCAAGGTGATCAGTGATGACTGTCATCGCTGTGCTGCTGAGACCATGGAGGAAGGCTGTGTGGTCCATGGGCATCATCCATCATTCCAGTGTCTTCCAGCATGTGGCCATTGCTGCCTGCTCCTTAGCCGTCATTTCTTTGCTCTCAGCCACCTTCCTTTAGCAGGCCGTCAGCCTCCACGGATCTTTTTCTCAATTTTTGTACATGCAACTTCAGTATCATGGCTATGGAGGGACAGGTGGGGCCTTGGAGACCGTCCCAGGGTCACTTGAAGATTCAAAGGCAGCCATTTCTACAGGCATTGTGCCCCTTCCTTGGCTCCACTTTCTGGGAAAGGTGGTGTAAGGCTGCTTTCAGATCACCACAGCATATCTGGGGTTTTCTGTGGTCCTTCAGCACCCCAGCTCACCTGGGAATACAGATCTCAGTTCACTCCATCCTCACCAGACTCCCTCTGGCTCTCAGGACtggagctttgtgtgtgtgtgtctgtgtgtgtgtgtgtgtgtgtgtgtgtgtgtgtgtgtgtgtgtgttgtttgttttctgggcaGGACTGTACCATTTTtgttcctgtctttctgtttcttagaTTTACAGCTTAAAAGTCACAAAGCTGAGTCTCAGTCTATGAATTGGGCTAGCTGGGCCACCCCTCTTGTAAAGCGACCTGCAGACACCCTGCTACCTTTGAATGGAGGACCCCAGGGGCAGTAGGGAAGCCTAGGAATGGATGTGGAGTCCTATGCCTGCTGTGGCTCTGCCCATTGCTTACATGGGAAGGGAAGCTGCTGTCTGAGCTGCTTATCTCCCATGGTCGAGGGatgatccaagcagtcctgaccCAAGAACCAGCAGTCTTCAGCTCTTGGTGAGGGCATCCAGCACCAATCTAGCCCTCTGGGGGTCTCCCTTTAATTCCCAGAGTGGTTGAGTGAGCTGGCTCAGCTGAGGCGTCTGGCCTCAGATCCATCATCTCTGCCCGAGGATAGAGGTCTCCATTCTTGCTGAGCAAACGTTCCCCGTGTGACTAATGGTAGAAAAGAGTGGtttgtgctttgtttgtttgttgttgttgttttaaagaaacagtCAACCTCCCATGGTCAGGTGAGGATGAGGTGAGAACATGGGTTGCAGATACCATGTTCCTACAGATAAAGATCTGTTAGAGTGTTGAGCACTTCATCTCCATACTTTAAGAGATcctggagaggggaggagagggtcgCCAGTCCCAGGTTAGAGGTGGGAAAGGGAAGGTTGTAGGTAAAGCAGGGAGGGAAACTAGCTAAAACTGGTTTAAGCAAAGTAATAATAGTAGCTGTCCTCGACTTATGTATTCAAAAGGAGATAACGGTATTAGGCAAAGCTTGATTCAGAAGCCTACATGACATTCCCAGTCTGATAGTGGCTTCCTTCATCCCTGGGCCATCTCAGGCCCACGTCTGACGGGAAACAAGAGTGTCATGGCCCCCACAGTTCATAAAAGCTTCCATATCAGAATCCATTAACTAAACTGAGCCATGTGTCTGCCCTGTGCCGGGCCACAGCCAAGGAAAAAAAAGTGTCCTGAGAGCTAGTTCTCCCTAAAGGAAATTGGAGATTTTATTGCCAAAGGAAGGAGAAACGGTTATTGGGAGCCAAACAGCCACAGCAGTACCTGTTGGGGTCGAAGGCTGATGTACAGGGCATCAATAGTCCAGGCCTTATCTTGAGGTGGCCTCACATTAAACTGCTGACTCTAGTCTAGCCACCAGGCAGAGGGCATCATGCGTGATGTGATTCTAGCCAGCCCCAGGTGTATCTGATGCTGCTAATCCCTGGACCACTCTTGGAGTATCAAGGCATTAAGCCTTTTGTAGTAGCACCTGCCAAAATCATCTCGTTAGGGTCCCTACAGCTACCCTGGACAATTAAATCAGCATGTGTGGTACAAGTCAGTGGTGGGTGTGGATGAAGCTCACCATAgaggctgggcacggtggcacatacctttaatcccagcactcgggaggcagaggcaagccagcctggtctacagagtaggtttcagaacagctagggctgcacagagaaaccctagctcaaaaaaacaacaaacaaacaaaaagatcaccgcatcttcttcttcttgcaGCCTAAACTATGGAGGAGTCTGCCTGGCCTCAGATGCTCAGTTCAGTGACTTCCTGGGAAGCATGGGGCCAGCACAGTTTGTGGGCCGCCAGACCCTGGCGACCACACCCATGGGTAAGCATTTGAAGccctgtgcccctccctcctTACCCTTGCCTGTTGGCTCCATGCTCTAAGCCCCTGGCTTGGAGCCTGGACCACACAGTCCGGCCTTCTGCAGTGCCTACCTCTGCAGCATCCAAGCTCTAGCTCTCAGACTTAATGTGCTCTTGTTTGGGCCAGGATTGGCTGTAGAGGAACAGCAGGGCCCTGCTGGAGCTTCTGAGCCACTTTCTACTGTTGTCTCTTGCAGGGGATGTGGAGATTGGCCTGCAGGAACGGAATGGTCAGCTGGAGGTGGACATCATCCAGGCTCGGGGACTGACGGCCAAGCCAGGCTCCAAGTCACTGCCAGGTGTGGGGACAGCTGAGAGACAGAACTTcttggagagagaaagacatctttcttgtttatcattaTTCCCTGGTACTGGTAGAGTACTTGGCACATAGTGGGGCTCAGAAAGCACTTGTGGAGAGGTCAGCAAATGATGAACTCGCAAGGATAGCATGGTAGGCAAGTCTCAGACCGGGGGAAGAGACACTAAacaaaggaaggaggaggcaATGAGGACCACTAGAAGGAAAGAGGGCTCGGCCAGACGTGACCTCATATGGCGCCCACCCAGACATGGCTGCACATGCTGCCCACCCTCCTTGTGGCCCCTCCCTATACTCCTGGGGGTTCTCTGCCCCCCACAAGTAGGTGAATTGACCCCTCTCAGTCACACCTATTAGCCAGGACTTGAAGGAACATCCTAGAACCCAGCCTTCTGCCCTCTGTTCCTAGCTGCCTACATCAAGGCCTACCTGCTGGAGAATGGTGTCTGCATTGCCAAGAAGAAGACCAAAGTGGCCCGAAAGTCACTGGACCCGCTGTACAACCAGGTGCTTCTGTTTCCTGAGAGTCCCCAGGGCAAAGTCCTGCAGGtaagggaggtgtgtgtgtgtgtgtgtgtgtgtgtgtgtgtgtgtgttacttggggacagggtctctcaaggGCTGCATCCAGGGGAACTGAAGCACTGGAGCCGACTTACACATGCAGCTTCCTGTGTCACTATGAGTTTGGTTCCGCATGAGTCTTGGGTGTTTCATCCCTGGAGGAAGGAATGAACCAATTCCCCAGATGTGTCCTCTTACCTCCTTGTGGATGCCATTCGTGAGCACTTCATGTGTGCTTGCACATatttgtgcatgtgcacacacaagctaacaatacaaatgtgtgtgtgtgtgtgtgctgcagagatggctcagttaagagcaattacagctcttccagaggacccaagctcagttcccagaacccacaaccatctataactccagctgcagggatccagtgccctctgccAGCCCCTGGAGGCAGCAGtactcgtacacacacacacacacacacacacacacacacacacacccatgcagctgcacacataaaataaaaaccaatcttctaaaaagattaaaatcaagaagcaagcaagcagtcAGTGACATCCTGGATGGCTGGGGCCTCCCCTAAGCCTCTAGGCTTTGTAAAGCCAGCCCACCTTCATAGCGGAGGGCAGAGCTAAAAGCTGAGGTGCAGGACAGCACATGAGGACCCTGCGGCTGCTCCAAGAGGTTGCTGACCAAGAGACCAGGAAGACCCTACAGAGAAAGATTGGCTCAAGGAAGGAAGATAACTGTGCACTGGAATTTCCACTTTATGGGAACTCTCTGTGTGGGGTTCTGAGGTTCTGAGGCTCCCTGTCAGGGTtggcaggggttgggggaggtgggaagcagggagagagatCATGCTGCAGATCCTTCAAGGCTTTCGTTCAGAGAAGGGACCATGTGGAGGAAGGGACAGCGAGGGCAAGAGAGCAAGAAAGCCAAGGTACAGGTTGGCAGTAATAGGGACATTAGGGCCAGAGAAACGTGGTGAGACTTGAGTGATCTTTATAATGTTGTATTTATTTGGAACTGGCGGGCACACATGCCGTGGCACGCATGTTGAGGTCCAATGATGTCTCATGGGAGTCCGTTCTCACCTCCCACTGTGTGGGTTCCAGCCCTGAACTTAGGtcagcaggcttggcagcaggctgcttacctgctaagccatctttctggGCCCTCCTGCATGAATTTTAAAGAGGTGGACTCTACACAACTCAGCTGCATTGGCTGAGGGGCCCCAGGCTCTGGGTCGGGGCCTAAGAGTGACTGGGACCagcatttatctatttttattcttacctttgtgtgtatgggtgttttgcctgcacatatgtctgcgTGCCTCTCTTGGACCTGGCGCCTGtgtggtgttgggaatcaaacccagggtctgTGCCAGGGTCTGGGCAGGCACTTCACCAGCTGCAAGATGTAAGcaagcatgttttttgtttgtttgcttgcttgctttttttgcccTGCAGGTGATTGTATGGGGAAACTATGGTCGGATGGAGCGGAAGCAGTTCATGGGTGTGGCCCGAGTGCTGCTGGAGGAACTGGACTTGACCACGCTGGCTGTGGGCTGGTACAAGCTCTTCCCCACCTCCTCCATGGTGGACCCAGCCACAGGCCCCCTGCTCCGGCAGGCATCCCAGCTGTCCCTCGAGAGCACCGTGGGGCCATGTGGCGAGCGATCTTAATGCCAGAGATGGGGAGGGGCTCCCCCCGAGATGGCCTGGAGACCACCCAGCCCTGACCTGGGACCCCAGGCCCAGGGGCACATTGGACATTGGAGGATGGGGTTCTTCCCCACAGTGGGGAAGCAGAATGGGGAGACCTGCCCCCCTTGGGCCCCTCCTCActcctccttcacctcctacCCCTGAGACCTTCCCTCTCCCAGTGGGTTGGCTACACTTTTGACTTGGCCGGTTTTGACCTGGTGGGCGCAGCTATAGCCAGAGAAAGACTGAGGTGGCAGAGCAAACCACTGTCctgccctaccccaccccacttATCCCCCTTTTGCCTCCTTGGATGCTCGCTGCCCAGAGCCAAGTCCAGAACCAAGCCGGCCATCTCCATGGTGCCAATTACCAGCAAGTGTCTTTCCTGCGGCACCGGGTTCAGGCAGCTACTCCTGCCCCAGAGCTGATGGGGCAGTGTGCAAGGATCCGGAGCCAGCTCCCGGGGGGCCTGAGCTCCCCAGTTGAAGGGGAGTGTGGGTCTCCCTCTGCCTGCCCGTGGAAGGAGCTTTGCCGCAGCCTGTCTGAGTCCACCCATCCATCCCCTCCTGCccctctgcctgcctgcccctCTGCCATGAGCTCTAGGAATTGGGGGCCAGCAGAGATccaaggaaaggaggaggcaCCTGAGACCTGGCATAGATCCCCAGGGGTCCTTGCAGCAAGCTGGTCTGGAGCTCTTGGTGGACTGGAAAGGGCGTTGTCATCTGTGATATGGTAGAGGACTGTGGGGACCTGAGTTTCCAGAGCCCTGCACACACAGAGCAACTTTCACATGTG belongs to Meriones unguiculatus strain TT.TT164.6M chromosome 4, Bangor_MerUng_6.1, whole genome shotgun sequence and includes:
- the Rims4 gene encoding regulating synaptic membrane exocytosis protein 4 isoform X1, encoding MERSQSRLSLSASFEALAIYFPCMNSFDDEDAADSRRLKGAIQRSTETGLAVEMPSRTLRQASHESIEDSMNSYGSEGNLNYGGVCLASDAQFSDFLGSMGPAQFVGRQTLATTPMGDVEIGLQERNGQLEVDIIQARGLTAKPGSKSLPAAYIKAYLLENGVCIAKKKTKVARKSLDPLYNQVLLFPESPQGKVLQVIVWGNYGRMERKQFMGVARVLLEELDLTTLAVGWYKLFPTSSMVDPATGPLLRQASQLSLESTVGPCGERS
- the Rims4 gene encoding regulating synaptic membrane exocytosis protein 4 isoform X2; translated protein: MERSQSRLSLSASFEALAIYFPCMNSFDDEDADSRRLKGAIQRSTETGLAVEMPSRTLRQASHESIEDSMNSYGSEGNLNYGGVCLASDAQFSDFLGSMGPAQFVGRQTLATTPMGDVEIGLQERNGQLEVDIIQARGLTAKPGSKSLPAAYIKAYLLENGVCIAKKKTKVARKSLDPLYNQVLLFPESPQGKVLQVIVWGNYGRMERKQFMGVARVLLEELDLTTLAVGWYKLFPTSSMVDPATGPLLRQASQLSLESTVGPCGERS